One Bythopirellula goksoeyrii genomic window, AGATTCTCCAGCAAATCCACGCGCGGCCCAACGAAAGTAATGCCCGCATCAGCACATGCCTGGGCGAACTCGGGATTCTCGGAAAGAAACCCGTAGCCTGGATGGATCGCATCAATGGCATGTTCCTTTGCCAATTCGATGACGCCCGGAATGTTCAAATAGGCCTGCAGGGGTTTGCCTTCTTCACCGATCAGATAAGCTTCATCTGCTTTAAAACGATGCAGTGCATAGCGATCTTCGTGCGAATACATCGCCACGGTTCGGATACCCAGTTCATGGGCACTGCGAAACACGCGAATGGCAATCTCGCTACGATTGGCAGCCAACAGACGACGAATAGGTTTCATAAGCTTCTCAAAAAAATCTATGACTCAAAACTGACGGTTCACTCTAGCGACGGGGCCTACCGAGTAACCGGGGTTCCGTTCCATCGCTGTAATGGATGCCTGGCGACTATCGCGTCCAGGGACGACCACCGAGAGCGCCGTCCCAGGGGTCCCTGGATTGGGATACAACACGACTTCCCACAAACTAAACAACCCAGCTGTGTATCCCTGCAACTGGAGTTGGAGCTTCTGAAACTCAGCTGTCCGCTGGGCATCCTCCTGAAAAGCCTGAGCCTGGGACTGCAGGTAGAGAGCTGACTCCTGTTGATCTTCGTACTCCTGGGCAGAAGCGGCCCAGCGATCCCAACCTGGCTTCAGCGCAAGCAATGCCTTGTCGCTGAACAGAAAGAATGGCACCGCATAGTGATTGCCGTTGGGCAGTTCCAGCAGCACCCCTTCAGTAGTGAATGTTTCGGGCTCTCCTCTACGTCGCCTGAGCCAATCAAACAGCCCTGCCCTGTCCGTGATGTTTCGCTCGGTGAAGTGGGCCGCCACCAAGGGAGTAATCTTTTGATAGACCTCAGGTAGATTCTCAAATTTCTGATCGTTCACATAGATAGTTCCACGGAACATGCGAAAGGTGACATCACGACGCATATAGTCGACCACCTTGCCGATTACTTTGAGGCCATTCCGCATTTCCCATGCATGCTCACCTTTGCCCTTTTGGTCCAGAGTGTCCTTCGCTTCCTTCGACTTGACGTATTCTTGATCTTTCTCAGAAAGTTGCTCTAGATCGACACCGACAAGCGTATTATCCGCTTTCTGAAGAACCAGATCCGCTCCGTCGAACGCGACCAAATCACCTTCTAGGGAATAATTTCCTGTCGAGTCCGTCCAAACTCGCGCCTGTGCGTCGAGACCAAACCAAGTAGCGGCAAATACAAAAAAGACAGTAATCCTGAGCATCGTATCAACTCCCATGGTATTCTCCCGCCTCAGGACACCGGCCCCAAGGCAGTCTCGCTAGTATAACGGACTGCACTCCCAGTTCCACCGCATAGAATGCCCTGGGATTGCAATCCCAGGGCGTTGCCAGTTGCCTGCCAAAACGCGTATCCTTAGAGAGTTCCCCACGAGGCAAAAAATCTCTATGAAATCTCCCGTTATCGTTGATTGCTGTCGTACCGCCATAGGCCGTTCTCAAGCGGAAAAGGGTGTCTTTCGCAATGTGCGGTCCGACGATCTAGCTGTCGCCGTCGTCCGGGCCTTGGTGCAGCGAACCGAGATCGACCCCGCTGAAATCGAAGACCTCATCCTCGGCAATACCCAACAGCAACGCGAACAGGGATTCAATATCGGCCGGATCGTGGCACTCATCGCCGGGCTGCCGAGCAGCACGGCTGGGGCCACCATTAACCGGCTTTGCGGAAGCAGTCTGCAAGCAATCAACCAGGCTGCTCATTCGATCATCGCTGGTGGTGAAGATGTGCAAATTGTCGGCGGACTCGAACACATGCAACACATCCCCATGGATGCCGGCGTGGACTTCAATCCCAAGTTGTTCCAAGCCACCAGCAAAGGAGCGCTCAGCATGGGCTACACGGCTGAGTTCTTGGCCCAATCGCGCTCCATCAGCCGCGAGGCTCAAGACGAGTTTGCTCTGGCAAGTCATCAAAAGGCAGCCGCTGCCACCGAGGCCGGTGAGTTCGACAACGAGATTATTCCCGTCTGGGGTCTCGACGAAGACGGCAACCGCACTTTGATTACTGTCGACCAATGCATCCGCTCTGACACGAGCCTTGAAGTCTTGGCCGCCTTGAAGCCGGCTTTCATGCCTGTCATTGGCACGGTGACGGCAGGCAATAGTTCTCCACTCAACGACGGCGCGGCGGCCCTTATGATGATGAGCGAGGAAAAAGCCAAGACACTCGGACTCAAGCCCCTGGTGCGTGTTCGCTCAACTGCCGTGGCCGGTGTCGATCCCGCCGTGATGGGTACCGGCCCAGTCCCCGCAACCAAGAAAGCCCTGAAACGTGCCGGCGTCTCGCTCGCCGACATCGAACTCGTGGAACTCAACGAAGCCTTTGCCGCCCAATCGATCGCTTGCAACCAGATGCTTGAACTCGACGAAGCCAAGGTAAACGTCCGTGGCGGCGCCATCGCCATCGGTCATCCCTTGGGAGCAAGCGGAGCACGCATCGCCACGACACTTATCCACAACATGATTGACCGCGATGCCACCCTCGGTCTCGCCACCATGTGCATCGGCATCGGCCAAGGCATCGCAACGGTGTTTGAGCGGGTGTAGAGTGAGACCTTCATGAAAGCGTAACGCCCAGGGATTCCAATCCCTGGGCGTTACGTGTTTCTCAATTCAACAGCTCAATGATCCGAATACACCCGCGTGCTTTCTTCCTTCGTGATCGGATCACGAATCTCGTCAGTCGTGACTTGCACGCTCAGGCGTTGATCGCCGGCTTGTACGCCTTGAGCTTGAATACGGAATGTGGCTTCTGCCTTGGGACCCAGCTGCGGAATCGGAGCAAACACCACGCGATCCCCTTGCACTGTCGTTTGCGTATCGCCATTTCCGGAGAGTGCGCGGAGACCAGCAGGCATGACCGCCACCACCTGCACATTGGCGGCCGCTTTGGAACCTTGGTTTGTCACACGAATCTCATAGTTTGCTTCGCCACCCACTTCGATTGGATCATCGCGATCGATCACCTCGAACATGAGTGCTGCGATTCCTTCTACGGTCACTTCCTTGACAGTTTGATCGGTCAAACCATCGCGAGCCTTGGTGCTAACCTGCAACGTGTGCTGGCCGGGCTCGACAGGGAGCGCCACCAACTCGACCATGCCACGCTCGTTAGCCGGCAATTCTGCCAAACTCCAGAACACGCTGTGCTGTGCCGCATCATACTCACCCAGATTGTTTGCACTAACAAACTGCATACCCTTTGTTAGGTGGGCAACCAATTGCACCTCTTTTGCAGGAGCGGTGCCGGGATTCTCGATGCTCACTTGATAAGTAGCAGGTCGCTCTAGAAAACGCCGTTCCGGACCATCAACCGTGAGACGCAACTCAGGGGCGATCACCTCAAAATCACAGCTCGCTTCAACCAACAGCCCTGCATCGGCACGTGCCGTCATGGTGTTGGTAATCCGCCCTGCCTGCTCAGCAGTCAGCACCAATTCCAATCGCTGCGTCTGGCCAGGAGCCAGATTTCCTAGCTCGAATTCCAGAGCAGGTCCAGCTTCGTGGCTTACTCCCGCGGGAACCGTTTCAAGCAACATCACACTACTCGCCTCACCGCTGCCAGGATTGCTGACTTCGATTTGTACAAGATGCTTCTCACCGACGTGAACCTGAGGCTGTGAGGAGAGTCGCAATGCCAACTCAGGTTTCGTGCAACGGGCCTTCGCCGAGGCCTGGGCCGCCAGGGTCACAGTGGCGACACTCCCCAGCTCACCTTCCTCGGCGGGAATCAATTCCATCTCGACGGTACGCTGTTCACCGACTGATAAGGTTCCCAAGTCCCACACGACTTTCGATCCCGAGACCGCAGCCCGCGGCGCTGTGCCGACTAGCTGAGTTCCCAGGGGAATCTCGTCGTGAATCTGCACATTCTGTGCCGTGCGCTGCCCCGTGTTCTGCACGCGAATAGCGAACGTGCAACGCTTGCCCACTTGGATTTCCGGTGGAGCAAGCTTGTGAATTGTAATCGATGGACTCTGAGTTCCCTCAAGAATTTTCTCACCGGGACGACCGGTTCCTACTTGGGACGTGAGTCCCGGTGTTGGAGTGAAGCCAGAGGTGGCGTCTGCGGGGGCGATTGTTGGCTGCGAGGCTGAAGAATTGAACTCCGATTCCTCCAACTCGAATGCAGGAGTTGGTTCGCGAGAAGTCGCTCCCGCGTCAGACGAACGCATGTCTACGGCTGGGGGCAAGCTTGGCATCGGTTGAGCCGACGCATAGCGACCAGTGGGAGCGGTTGCATTCGTCTGCGGTGGTGCCGCTTGAACAGGCGCCGAGGCAAATGGATTATTTCCCAGCGATTGATTGTCAGTTTGAGGAGGTGTACTCACAGGCGTGCTTGGAGCCGCAGCAGGAATTGGGGACAAAGGTTGGGCTTGATCAAGAGCCGTCGCAAGCGGGTTTGCAGCGTTCTGAATTGGGACGCCTGAAGTTTGTGGCGATTGTGGTACCGCGTCAGCAAAGGCAGCACGTGCATCGGACTGCACGGAGACAGGATGCACTTCAACTTCTTGGCTCGCCATCCGCAAGGGATTCGCATCTGGCCCCTGACCTCGAGTCACTTCTTCCAGCTCGTCTTCCGGCTCAGCCTCCAAAGGAGGCAAAGTCATCGCGGTCGTGTAATTTGAATAGCGGTCACCGTAAGTGTCTGCTGGGGCACTGGCTACTTGGAAATTGCTCGTAGTCTCCGCTTCTTCTGCAACGGTATCGACAGGTGTGTCCGCTGAACCGAACAATTGCTGAGCTTGTTCGCTGAGCGCCGGCTCCGATTTCTCCTCCGCGAACAAGTTCTTCAGCTCGTCAGTGGCAGTAGGAGCACTCCGCGCAACTGTCCGATCTGTGTCGGCAGTCGACGAAGGGGACCAGTGCCAATAGGCACCCCCGCCACTCAATGTCGCCATAACGACGGCAGTAGCCGGTTTCCACAGGCGGCCGACAAGCGATCGGCGAACAACAACGTCAGAATTCGTTTCCATGGGAGAACCCCGAATTAATAGCAGGCGTGAGCAAAATAATTGCGGACGCAGGATCCGCGCGGGGCGAAGATGTAGCAAAAGACTGAGATGAGGCAAAGAGCAGTGCCCCTGGATTGCTAGCAAAGTATTAGCAATTCGACACGGGATCCCTTAGCCGGAGGCACACCTGCCTCCGGGACGGAGTCCGGAGGCAAGTGGCCGCCGGCTAGGAAAAATACGTGTGTTTCTACTGACAATAAGAAAGCGCCAGCAACACATACCCTGTCACGAGATTGGGGTCCCCTTCCAACCAACGCTCGTTAGAGTTCTTCCAACTGCCATCGGGTTGCTGGCGACTGGCGAATTCCGCAACCAGCTCTTCTCGCCAATCGTGTGATTTGCCAGATTCGTCGACAAACTCTGGATTGCCAACGGCATCCAGCGATTTGGCGAACGTGTGATAGTAGTAAAAGAGCCCACTCTCCCCCATGCCGGGATTGTTATCGAGCGTATAATTCTTTTGGATCCACTCGTTCGCGGCTTGCACCCGTGGGTCGTCGGCTTTGACTCCTGCAAAGATCATGCTCTTTAGGCCCGCGTAGGTCATCGAACCATAGCTGCGCAGCCCGCCATCCTCGGTTTCCCCAGCCTGGCTCGAGCCCCCTGCGGCAATCGTGTAATAAAATCCTCCATCGGGATTCAAGCTGGCGTATTTGGTCTGGTTGTATTGCGTTTCCAAGTTCTGGCACCGCGAAACAAAAATTAGTGCTCGCTGGATTGCAGGGTCGTCATCGCCGCGGCCCAAGGTATGCAATGTGTCGATCAAGAACGAAGTATTGGAAAGATCGGGCCGAGAATGCGATCCGTAGCCGGATCCACCGTAACTCAATTCGTCCGGTTCGATTCCCTCGCCCTGATCCCACTGTTCACCTTTGATGAAGGACTCCGCCTTGGCGATTAAGTCGTCGTACTTACCGTCTGTGTTCGCTTCATGAAATGCGACGACCGCCAGGCACGTTTCGTAATTGCGATGTGTGCTACCGGGTTCGTAGATTCCCCCGTCAGGTTGCACAAACTGGAATAGATATTCCAGAGATTTCGCCACCACGGGTTGCTCCGGTGTGTACCCATTTCGCAATAGGGCTGTTGCCACCAAGGAGGTTACTCCTGTGCCAGAGTCTTTGCTAAAGGAACCGTCATCGGCCTGCGCTTGAGTAAGAAAACCGACAGCCGAATCGACCAATTCTGATATCTGAGTCGCTTCATCCGTGGCTGCTGCTTGCGTCGCCTGAATCGAAAGCGTCTGACTACAGGCCATCACGATGGCAAGTGAAAGAAGAAACAACAACTTTGAGGGCAGATTTCTGGTCTGCATGGGAGACTCCACTTTGATTTCTGGAAGGCAGTAGAAAAATGAAACTGCTAATTCAAATCGTACCGCAATGACGGTCCGAAGTGAAATCCCTGACCTTCACCGTACCCACAAGAAAGTAGCTGTGACAAAGTGTCTGTCGGAGAATCCGACACCCATGTCACTAGAATCGCCAGGGAAACTAGCGGAGAATCGCCAGGACGTCGCTCGTACGTAGAAAGAGCAAAGATTCGCCATCGATGGCTACTTCATTGCCGGCATAGTTGCCAAATACAACCCGATCTCCTTCTTTCATTTCTGGAGCCGAACGCTTTCCATTGGGCAGCATCCGCCCATCCCCAACGCTCAACACGCGACCTTGCTGGGGTTTCTCTCGCGCGGCGTCAGGCAGAACAATTCCTCCCGCCGTCGTCTCTTCCGCATTGAGACGCTTGACCACCAAATTGTCGCCGATCGGAACCACATTCATCTTGCTACCAGTCTCCACTCATCAAGAATCGTTTCATTCGTATGCAATCTGTCCCGTCCATTCAACGTGTTGACGGCCAAGATTTCAACTGGCAAAAGCCATCCAGGCGAGAAAAAACAACCAGATTAGTAAGAGAAAACCAGAAAGTATGAGTTGCCAACGGCTTCCACGGGGGGGGTTGGGGGTCAATGTGGGAGGATTCGCTTCCACGCTGGTGCTGTTAGCGCGCTGCTTTCTGACCCCCATCAGCAGCTGCGCTCCTCACCTGTTTCAGGAAGCGAAAACTGAAAGCTGTGCTGAAATCCTTCATCAAAGTCAAAGACATCGTCGAAATCCTCACGCTGATCGTAAGGTGTCTTACGCATCTGTTCGATCTTGATGAGATTGAACACAATTTCACCAAAGTCGCCTGTTGATTTGATCCCCCAACTATTCAGAACACACTTGGCCAGGTAGCCGAATTGTTCCTGAGCATAGATGCGCATCGCTTCGCAAAGCTCTTGTCCCGTGACATGCTTTTCAGGTTCCTCTTCTTCGACCGCATCCTCGGGATAGTGCTCTGTTCCCATCCCAAGCTTTTCTTGCGCATGTCGCAATGCTTCGAAAACAAAGATATACGCTTCGAGCTTGTAACGCTTATCGTGTGCTAGCAGTTCTGCCAGTGGGTGATCGGGGTCCAGCATGTTCATGGTGATGTCAATTCTCAAATGAAAAATGGCGACGGATGAACTGTAAAGAAATGAATTCGCCTTCTCTACATCTTACTCCGCAGACGAACTTTCGTCAGCATCTGGCTGCGGGTTCTCATCGGAACGAGAGGAATTTTCGCCAGAGTGCCCATTTGTAGTGGCTTTCGACCCTTGTTTCCGCTTGCCAGGCTTTTTCAGCACGGTCAGGACTGCCGAGCCATCCAGAGCCAAATGGCGCATGTCCTCCATTTCGACGAGAATCCTTCCTACCAGGATTTCCTGGGCTAAAACGCGCCCCCGACCTTCGTTGGTGACGATTTCAGACCCTACCGGAGGAAGTTCTTTCTGCAACTCCTGATACGTTTCGTACTCGTAACGGAGACAACATTTGAGCCGTCCGCATCGACCAGAGATCTTGCTCGGATCCAGGGTCGCTTTCTGTAATTTGGCCATCCGCATCGAAACGGGAGGCATTTCGGACAGGTGGGTGTTGCAGCATACCGGCTTGCCGCAGTCACCATAGTCGGCCAATAATTTTGCTTCGTCGCGAACTCCAATCTGCTTCATCTCGATGCGAGTCTGAAACTCATGTGCTAATTCTTTGACTAGCTGACGAAAATCGACTCGGTCTTCAGCGAGGTAATATACCACCACGCGCTCACCACCATAAATTCTTTCCACGTCGACAAGACGCATGTCGAGTTGGAGTCTTTCGATATGCTGCTGACAGGTGTCGTGTTCGTGCTGTTGCTGCTCAAGCAGGCGGCGAAGTTCCCCCGCATCATCGGCAGTCGTCTCGCGCAAAATCTGTCCGTTTTTGGGATCGGTCAGATTTGCCAATGCCAATTCGTTGGCTTCGCACAAGACTTCCCCCACCTCCAAACCACGACTGGTACGGGCGATCACTTGCGCACCGCGAGAAAAGTTGTCCCCGCCGCGAGTGGAAAACACCCCCAGATGACGCATCACTCCATGGCGAATCACATACTTGGGCATGAGGTGGTTAGTACCGGTGTGCTGAAAGGGGAGCGAAAACTAGTTTGTCAGTATATCGGATTAGCAATTCGAGGTGTAGGCGAGCAATTTGCCGTGTGATGGCCTCCGAAACTTCCTAGCAAGAACCCACTTCACCAGCTTTTCCATCACTCGCCCGATACTTCACCACTTTTACTTCCTCCAAAGTCACCATTCCTTCCTGAACCATGGCGTCGATGTGCGGCATCAATTGATCGATCTTATCTTTCGAATCGACAATCTCCACAATAATCGGCAAGTCGGTCGAGAGCCTCAGAATCTTGGAGGTATGCACTCGACTTTGAGCACCAAACCCCATCGGACCGCGCAGCACGGTTGCGCCGGCCATTTGCAGTTCTCTCGCCTTAAGAACGATCGCTTCATAGAGCGGCGTGGATTGCCATTGGTCGCTCTCACCAATGAACACCCGCAATAGATAACCTTCCTCGGGAATCTTCATTTTTTACACTCCATACCATCGTTCTGCCATACGATACCCAAGCCACACTGCCGAGAAGCCCAGTCCGCAGCTCACGAACATATTCAACAGAGCAAGTCGCAACTCGCCCCCATTGGCTAAGTTGAAAGATTCCAAGCCAAACGTAGAAAAAGTGGTCAATCCACCCAGCAAACCAACCGTGAGCCCAATGCGCACTTCTTCGCGCACCAGTTGGGGCCCCGCAAAGAATCCCGCCAACAATCCGATGGCAAAGCACCCTAGAACATTCACACTCATCGTGCCCCAAGGGAAACTTCCAGGCGCCATTCGCTGAATTCCTCCCTCGACGGCATATCGCAACAGCGAGCCGACGGCACCTCCGATTGCTATGTACAGCCATTTCATTGTGCTTCGCTTCCGAGATTGCCGAAAAACGCTCCCCTGCCGTCGGAGAGCTCCTTGAACTAGAATAACTGTTTCGGTGTCCCGTTGCCAAATAGGCAATACCTCAACCAGATTCACAAGAAAGAGAACACAGATAAACGCGGATTAAGCTGATTAGCGCAGATCTGATAGAAGCATCAGTCCATCTCTATCCGCGAAAATCCGCTATATCAGCGTTATCCGCGGCCCATTTCTTCTCCTTCCGACTGAATATTGTCCATGATTCAGATAATCGATAATTACGATTCCTTTACTTACAACCTTGTCCAGCGATTGGGAGAGATCGATCCCCAATTGGAAATCTGCGTCGATCGCAACGACCAGATCACGGTCGATAAGATCCTCGCTCGCAAGCCGGATCGAGTCATCATTTCGCCAGGACCTTGCACTCCCAATGAGGCAGGCATCTCGGTCGAGTGTGTCACCAAGCTCGCTGGGAAGTTGCCGCTGCTGGGAGTTTGCCTCGGACATCAATCGATTGGCCAGGCGCTCGGAGGCAAGATCGTCCGTGCAGGACGCTTGATGCACGGCAAAGTCGATCAGATTTTTCATGACGGCAGCGCACTGTTCACAGGACTGGATAATCCCTTTCAAGCGACCCGCTATCACAGTCTGGTGATCAAGCCCGATACGGTCCCCGACGAGCTAATCGTCACCGCTTGGAGCGAGGACCCCGCTGGAGAACGCGAGATCATGGCGGTACAACATCGCTCGCAACCACTCTTCGGCTTGCAATTCCACCCCGAGAGTTTCCTCACTC contains:
- a CDS encoding DUF11 domain-containing protein; amino-acid sequence: METNSDVVVRRSLVGRLWKPATAVVMATLSGGGAYWHWSPSSTADTDRTVARSAPTATDELKNLFAEEKSEPALSEQAQQLFGSADTPVDTVAEEAETTSNFQVASAPADTYGDRYSNYTTAMTLPPLEAEPEDELEEVTRGQGPDANPLRMASQEVEVHPVSVQSDARAAFADAVPQSPQTSGVPIQNAANPLATALDQAQPLSPIPAAAPSTPVSTPPQTDNQSLGNNPFASAPVQAAPPQTNATAPTGRYASAQPMPSLPPAVDMRSSDAGATSREPTPAFELEESEFNSSASQPTIAPADATSGFTPTPGLTSQVGTGRPGEKILEGTQSPSITIHKLAPPEIQVGKRCTFAIRVQNTGQRTAQNVQIHDEIPLGTQLVGTAPRAAVSGSKVVWDLGTLSVGEQRTVEMELIPAEEGELGSVATVTLAAQASAKARCTKPELALRLSSQPQVHVGEKHLVQIEVSNPGSGEASSVMLLETVPAGVSHEAGPALEFELGNLAPGQTQRLELVLTAEQAGRITNTMTARADAGLLVEASCDFEVIAPELRLTVDGPERRFLERPATYQVSIENPGTAPAKEVQLVAHLTKGMQFVSANNLGEYDAAQHSVFWSLAELPANERGMVELVALPVEPGQHTLQVSTKARDGLTDQTVKEVTVEGIAALMFEVIDRDDPIEVGGEANYEIRVTNQGSKAAANVQVVAVMPAGLRALSGNGDTQTTVQGDRVVFAPIPQLGPKAEATFRIQAQGVQAGDQRLSVQVTTDEIRDPITKEESTRVYSDH
- a CDS encoding SHD1 domain-containing protein is translated as MGVDTMLRITVFFVFAATWFGLDAQARVWTDSTGNYSLEGDLVAFDGADLVLQKADNTLVGVDLEQLSEKDQEYVKSKEAKDTLDQKGKGEHAWEMRNGLKVIGKVVDYMRRDVTFRMFRGTIYVNDQKFENLPEVYQKITPLVAAHFTERNITDRAGLFDWLRRRRGEPETFTTEGVLLELPNGNHYAVPFFLFSDKALLALKPGWDRWAASAQEYEDQQESALYLQSQAQAFQEDAQRTAEFQKLQLQLQGYTAGLFSLWEVVLYPNPGTPGTALSVVVPGRDSRQASITAMERNPGYSVGPVARVNRQF
- the fadA gene encoding acetyl-CoA C-acyltransferase FadA, with product MKSPVIVDCCRTAIGRSQAEKGVFRNVRSDDLAVAVVRALVQRTEIDPAEIEDLILGNTQQQREQGFNIGRIVALIAGLPSSTAGATINRLCGSSLQAINQAAHSIIAGGEDVQIVGGLEHMQHIPMDAGVDFNPKLFQATSKGALSMGYTAEFLAQSRSISREAQDEFALASHQKAAAATEAGEFDNEIIPVWGLDEDGNRTLITVDQCIRSDTSLEVLAALKPAFMPVIGTVTAGNSSPLNDGAAALMMMSEEKAKTLGLKPLVRVRSTAVAGVDPAVMGTGPVPATKKALKRAGVSLADIELVELNEAFAAQSIACNQMLELDEAKVNVRGGAIAIGHPLGASGARIATTLIHNMIDRDATLGLATMCIGIGQGIATVFERV
- the crcB gene encoding fluoride efflux transporter CrcB; the protein is MKWLYIAIGGAVGSLLRYAVEGGIQRMAPGSFPWGTMSVNVLGCFAIGLLAGFFAGPQLVREEVRIGLTVGLLGGLTTFSTFGLESFNLANGGELRLALLNMFVSCGLGFSAVWLGYRMAERWYGV
- a CDS encoding anthranilate synthase component II encodes the protein MIQIIDNYDSFTYNLVQRLGEIDPQLEICVDRNDQITVDKILARKPDRVIISPGPCTPNEAGISVECVTKLAGKLPLLGVCLGHQSIGQALGGKIVRAGRLMHGKVDQIFHDGSALFTGLDNPFQATRYHSLVIKPDTVPDELIVTAWSEDPAGEREIMAVQHRSQPLFGLQFHPESFLTHAGTDILRNFLKVN
- a CDS encoding co-chaperone GroES, giving the protein MNVVPIGDNLVVKRLNAEETTAGGIVLPDAAREKPQQGRVLSVGDGRMLPNGKRSAPEMKEGDRVVFGNYAGNEVAIDGESLLFLRTSDVLAILR
- a CDS encoding PSP1 domain-containing protein translates to MPKYVIRHGVMRHLGVFSTRGGDNFSRGAQVIARTSRGLEVGEVLCEANELALANLTDPKNGQILRETTADDAGELRRLLEQQQHEHDTCQQHIERLQLDMRLVDVERIYGGERVVVYYLAEDRVDFRQLVKELAHEFQTRIEMKQIGVRDEAKLLADYGDCGKPVCCNTHLSEMPPVSMRMAKLQKATLDPSKISGRCGRLKCCLRYEYETYQELQKELPPVGSEIVTNEGRGRVLAQEILVGRILVEMEDMRHLALDGSAVLTVLKKPGKRKQGSKATTNGHSGENSSRSDENPQPDADESSSAE
- a CDS encoding DUF190 domain-containing protein — protein: MKIPEEGYLLRVFIGESDQWQSTPLYEAIVLKARELQMAGATVLRGPMGFGAQSRVHTSKILRLSTDLPIIVEIVDSKDKIDQLMPHIDAMVQEGMVTLEEVKVVKYRASDGKAGEVGSC
- a CDS encoding Minf_1886 family protein, giving the protein MNMLDPDHPLAELLAHDKRYKLEAYIFVFEALRHAQEKLGMGTEHYPEDAVEEEEPEKHVTGQELCEAMRIYAQEQFGYLAKCVLNSWGIKSTGDFGEIVFNLIKIEQMRKTPYDQREDFDDVFDFDEGFQHSFQFSLPETGEERSC
- a CDS encoding prenyltransferase/squalene oxidase repeat-containing protein; its protein translation is MQTRNLPSKLLFLLSLAIVMACSQTLSIQATQAAATDEATQISELVDSAVGFLTQAQADDGSFSKDSGTGVTSLVATALLRNGYTPEQPVVAKSLEYLFQFVQPDGGIYEPGSTHRNYETCLAVVAFHEANTDGKYDDLIAKAESFIKGEQWDQGEGIEPDELSYGGSGYGSHSRPDLSNTSFLIDTLHTLGRGDDDPAIQRALIFVSRCQNLETQYNQTKYASLNPDGGFYYTIAAGGSSQAGETEDGGLRSYGSMTYAGLKSMIFAGVKADDPRVQAANEWIQKNYTLDNNPGMGESGLFYYYHTFAKSLDAVGNPEFVDESGKSHDWREELVAEFASRQQPDGSWKNSNERWLEGDPNLVTGYVLLALSYCQ